The stretch of DNA GGTCTTGATTACTACGTGACCTTCGACGAGAACTATGCTTTTGTGCCGGAGATATCAAATAATAAATTTGCAGACAATGATTCATTCCCGTTGGAAATCTCAGCTGGCTGGCTTGCGAACTGCCATGACAATACATTTCACAATAACGACATGAATTATCTCTGTGTTGCCGCCCCACTCGGCATTGACATTGACTCGAGTGTCGTAATTGGTGATCAGGGAATTCCATATCTTTTCGACAATCGCGTAACACTAAGCACCACTACGGTACCTGTCGTAGCGAATGTTGATAGCAATGTTTCGTTGTTTTTTGTCTCCGGAGGGTTCGAAGTCGGCGAGAATTGTGGTTTGAACGCAGAATACGCCAGATTCTCAATCTTTGATTCTGATTCAAACGCCAATATCGATTTCAAACAAAGTTGTGGCGACTCATCGCGATTGCATAGTTGCATATTTGACGGTGTTGCAATCCGCTGCTACAGCTCATCACCCCAAATCAGGAACTGTCAGGTAACAAATTGTAGTCTCGGTATCATGGTCGATGTGTGGCCTAGTGGCCCTCCCAGTTTGCCTATCATTGATAGTTGCCGACTAATGCTGAATCGCATAGGCATTAGCTTCATACAACCAGACCCCTTGCAGTCGCCAATTACAAATTGCGATTTTGTGGGCAATAAGTGTGCATTTATGTCAACAAGTGCAGAACCTTGCATCTCAGCCGAATTGAATTACTGGGGTGACCAATCAGGCCCATGGGACCCAATTCCGGATGACCCGCTATACAATCCTGGCGGGAGGGGGGATTCGATTGGTGCGAATGTTTGGTATGAGCCATATCGGGAGGAACCTGTGTTCCCACACGGTGATACCTTACTGCAGCCAAACGGTGATGAAATACTCTATTGTGAGAGTAATTACGAAATTAGTTGGCTAACTGAAGGTACTCCTATGAGACAGGAATTGTACTATACGACTGATTTTCCTGAAGGTGGGAGAGAAGAAAGCGCTTTCTGGCAATTCATCGACACTGTTGTCTCAGGCGAAACGCGATATGATTGGCGTGTTCCCTCGACTCCCTCTAACCGGTGCCGGGTGGCGATAAGATTGCATTATGATGCGGGCAGTGAGAGTAAAACCGCAAGATCCGATAATCAGTCGCGAATTAAATTCGATGGCAAGGAAAATGAAATGCATGAAGTACGACTTGATACGCGGCCTCGATCAGAATCAAGCCAATCGGTGTGTGATTTGAAATCACTCGATGTCTATGAAGTCTCCGTGGATATTAGTGACCATAACTTTGCAATTGTTGATACAATATCGCCGCAGATTACTATGATTGATCCAAATGGCGGTGAATATTTCATTCCAACAAAAGAGGAAACAATCAGGTGGCAGGCAACTGACAATCACAAGCTTGACCATTTTGACATTTATCTCTCCACTGAATACGGCTCGAATTACTCAGACACAGTAGTACAGGATCTTCAGGCTCCATGCGCTGAGTACGTGTGGGTACCGGCGGAAAAGAACAGCTACATCTGTAGAATAAAAATCGTTGCATGTGATTCATCAGAAAATGCTACAGAAGATGAAAGCGACGAGAAATTCTTTATTCCCGTGATGTCGACAACAGACCAGATGACTGCCTATAACAACGCACGCAGGGTGACGCGAAGTTTCAGTACAAATCTTCACTTGGTGTATTCAACCCAGTATGAAGAACGAGATCTCAACAGCCCCGAAATGTTAACTATTAATGATCACGGAGATGCAGATGAAATCAGATCTAGGCTAATCATCGGCATCAGTGAAAACACAAAGGGTAATGGTGAAAATGTCATCAACTGCATATATTACGATCATTCAAGTAATCTGGGAGATCACTGGGATGATCCTGTTGAAATTGGCGAAGGTAAGAATCCCTCAATTGCGACAAGCAGTGATGCAAGCATAATTGGCATATCATGGACAAGCACTAATGATAGTCGGATACTCTACCGTTATTATGCGAACGGACAGTGGTCTTCACAAATATACACGATCATCGATTCGGTCCTCGACATGTCGTATTCCCCGGTTTCTCTGCAATTGCATGGAACAAGTATGTGTTTTACGACCCTCAAAACAACACGATTGTCCGCCAATGAGATAACCCAGGACGTCATTTATTCGACTTTCCCCTATGACAATCCGTCATCAGGAGTGGATACTGTGATTGACCATTGGCGTATTACTAATCTCGGTGATGATTCAATACCTCGATTCGCATCATTATCTCTAGATGAGTCAGGAGAAGCTCATTATGCGTGGGAAAAACCGTCTGGTCCTGGAGATACGCTATTTTCCGCTCCACTTAATCCATTTGACATCTTCTACACATATGAAAGTGCGCCTGCAAGGAAGATTTACAATATTTCAGACAGCGAAGAGAATTCGAATAATCCATCAATTGATTGCTATGGAGGACACGCATACGTCGTTTGGCAAGAGGAATCCGATGGCTATAATGTTTTTCTTTATAAACGTAATTATGTTCAATTTCCGCCCAAGCCAGAGACCGATACGATCTCACAGACTACCGTAAATTCCCTTCATCCTGTTTCAAAGATGGGAGGTGTTGTTCTCTGGGCCGAAGGAAATCCCTCCGAAATATATGGCAGGATATGGGATAGCAAACAAGAGATTTGGTTGAACATCACCAATTGGAGCAACACCCCCGAAGTCTCAACGTATCCGCAAGTCGAGGCATGGCAAAGCGAAGGAGGAACTGACATCATTGGTTGCTGGACCGAAGATACCAATATTTCTGGCCTCGGAAGAAGCTTCTCCTCGTATCTGCCAGGTGGCGACTATGCCGACATAGCATTCCCCAGCTACTGTCTCGAACTTGGTGACAGTATGTCTACTCCATTCACTTTGTACCGTGATAGCATCTCATCGTATGAAGACTACTGGTTCGATTATGGTACTGACAGCCTTGTCTATTATTTACCCTATGTCAGCATAAACTCACAGTGCAAGGTACGACTTGAATTGTACCGACCGGAATCATCAGTGAATAACTGGAAGGTAAGAATAAGTGTCAATGACACGCTACGGTACACTGTGAAGCTCTCCGAAATCGGCCATAATGTATTAGAGTATGACATTTCGTCTGTAGTCCAATACAGCGGCGAGATACGCCTCAAATTCGAACTTGTATCAGGCAATTGTATTCTAATTCGTCGTGTTCTCCTATATGAGTATGAACGCACAAACGAACAACCGTCGATATTCGCCTCTGGTCCACAGAGTAGCGGCGATGAAATTCTGGGATCAATATTCTTCAGTGGTATCTACCCAAATCCAGGAAAAGAAGACACAAAAATAAAACTTAATGCAACGCATCCACGCGAAGTGTCTATTAGATTGTATGATGTTTCAGGTAGAATGGTAAATGAATTATTCAAGGGAGAAATTATAGGTGTCTGCGAAATACCGCTGAAATGTGAGAGACTGGCATCGGGGATATATTTCGTTCGGGTTGTTGCTGGAAATGATACTTTTACTGAAAAGGTGATTCTACTGAGATAGGCAGCTAATAATCAATTTCGGTATGTTCGGAACGGGGACGGGGTCAGACCTGGAAACTAGAAACTGCTTCATGTTGTGTGAAGAAGTGCGATGTTGACGCATCACTAAAATTACCTATAATCTGATGGATATCTGTTATCAATCACCTGACATCTGTTATCTGATATCAGTTATCGGTATTGCGCCTGTAGCTCAACAGGATAGAGCGACGGACTTCGAATCCGAATACAGCAATCTTGAAAGATCTTTATATTACGTAATTTCGTGAAGAAAGCACTATTTTGCATTGTCTTGCTATGGCTCGGAAGTGTACCCAATTCCATACATTCTGGGCAGAAAACTGTCCAAAAACTGTCCAGAATAAAAAGGGGAGTGATCAATTATGATTGACCGCTCCCCTTGTACTACGATCTTGATTATTATCTGACCTTAACCACCTTCTGTGTCACAACACCGTCAACTTCAATGAAGTAGATGCCAGGCTGTATTTTACTCGGTTCTACAACCATGCCTGTGATGTCAATAATTTTGCACTTCTTGCCTTCGGGTAGTCGCAACGGTCCATGTAAGATGGTTGCACCATCATAGTGAAATCCCACAATGGGTTTGACAATCGGCTGTTCCGCAATTGCTGTGTATGTTGTGCCAACACGAAAAGTCATCTCGGTGCCTTGGTCATCTGTGATTTGAGTCTTATTAGAACCGTCCATATGCATCATCCATATCGAACGCGTGCCACTACGATTTGAGATGAATAGAATTCTCTGGTCGTCATTTGTTATCAGTGGGTGCATATCATCAGCAGTGTCGGTGGTTAATTGTGTAAGGCCACTACCGTCTATGTTTTGAAAAAAGATATCATAATTGCCATTGGGATTTGACGAAAACACAATACTTTGTCCATTGTTTGTGTAAAACTTGTATTTCATACCCCACCACGGCTGGCCACCAGGCCAGTTTTGAGCCGAGTAAAATCCAAGCGAATCCAATCCCGTTCCATCTGAGTTGATTACATATAACCGATAATTCCCATCGTGCGGTCCTACGGCAAATACTATCTTATCTGTATACGGTAGCCAGGCACTACCGTGTGTTCTACCATAACTGTATGGCGTTTCAAATATCAAAACTGTATCTGAACCGTCCGGATCTGCAGAATAAATGCGAGCATGTAGGTCGTAATCATCCGCATTATCAAAGATAATCTTTAAATTGTCAGGCGAAATATTCATTGTACCCCACATTTGAGTTTGAGGCGAGATCGATTGGACATTGCTGCCGTCAGGAAGCATACGATACGAGTGGTACCATCCATTGTAGTTACTCCGCTCAGAACCGAAATAAACCCAACCAAGTGCGAGAAAACATGGACCTTCATTCGCAGCAGAGCTCGCTCCACTGGCCGTAGTCAGATTCATTTCACCATTTCCCGCTGTATCCACTTTGAACAGATCATTATCCTCACCTGTAGGAGGCTGTGCACAATACACAATCAGTGAGCAGTTATCTGACAATTCAATATCCTCTGGTATGGAAGTGTAATTCAACGCAGTTAGTTTCGCATCCAATGCACCATTAGTTGATGTTACGTAGATACCCGGTCCATTTTTATCCGAGGAATAGTAGATGTAATAATCGTCAGCATATAGTCTGGGCAGTAACAGAAACGCGATACATGGGATCAACACAGCAAGATATACTTTCATGTTCCTCCCTAGCTTCTACACATACAAAGTCCATTCTACAAACTTGCCTTATATAAATTACATTAAATTTTTGTATTTATACTATATTCGATATAAAGAATAAGTCAATAGGATGCTTTTTTTTTATTATTAACAAATTAACTTCATCGATAGCCGATCCACCTCGCCAGGATGTTATTGACTACAAACAGCCAAAATACCCAAAAACCTCCCCACCCGTTTCCGCCCAGAACAATTCGTTGCCAGCAACGAGTATTCCTACAACATAATCCAACAGTCGCAACCTGGTCAAAATGGTGCTGTCTGGTGGGTAGTCCAGCAGGGAGTATCAGTTGATCTTTGGAGATCCTGATTGGCAATGGTATCTCTGGTGCTGCTCAACTCAGCGAGTTCTTACATAAGGTGTCATAGTCGAATATAATGAGAAGATCTGAACAGATGGAATATTCTCCTGAATGCAGTGCCTAAAACCTCGGAAATCCAGCCATATAAAACACCGATACTCGGTAAACCATTAACTCCTCCCATCACATTCGGCTAAAGGAGA from candidate division WOR-3 bacterium encodes:
- a CDS encoding T9SS type A sorting domain-containing protein — translated: MRRAIAIALISISLCWAVFYKQYYQGYHKLTRSVTVEILELNLLCHPQGFLYLQSNNEDRIACCVDQGWHRIVYSRENQDDWIRAWGDYSSGTDGFKNPVGITKDAYRNVYVADAGNKRIMKLHYNTGEENFEYVNAFPIEESISIWDIDYCPGAIYVSDPPNHCIYKMSESGTILSIYGELGTGLGQFRGPKGIAAKGDYVYVIDEGNNRVVWLEDIENDFVWRGDRYITEWPDPMLVDVEVDSAGFVYVVDNYYCHILKYDPTLSTVLGVFGERGYSDGQFYNPRFLYIDNNDVAVVEEWGDASGIQYYGLKPGISNATVMKTIFDATEENNKVYFTLDGNANVTIRVRAWPSSIVRMLFIDSLMSFGNYCASWDGKDDDGKVCLPGKYFFDIFVESAAGSHTVNLEFWIKGTLKSGSLDLEEHWTEEGEPYVLTDDVIAFKLTIDPGVKVMPADTVVLSTTNHLYYEGSIRANGSALNKILFTPHRKLLPEPDPLPKGFWQGICFTGRRLPGDTLTLTHCMVEGAGSDIASILALNYGPVIIEDCDISHSGGYGYYEELPRLLGGHAQTHIRNCCFHDNDSLPIRIGFASMFLENNDYFNNAVDAIEVGPSYRRYSTKLENTGFPYWFISINTPSYPGRYNFHLYPAQDDSCITLEINPGTELLFGDSTVMQVSSGDPSWARARVVAIGTASDSIVFSAMNPNVGWQGLLIRSNNEADTSYFEYCRISYGGQRDYSSIEGYGKGNIRIRNTPIVLRNCLITESQSNGLDYYVTFDENYAFVPEISNNKFADNDSFPLEISAGWLANCHDNTFHNNDMNYLCVAAPLGIDIDSSVVIGDQGIPYLFDNRVTLSTTTVPVVANVDSNVSLFFVSGGFEVGENCGLNAEYARFSIFDSDSNANIDFKQSCGDSSRLHSCIFDGVAIRCYSSSPQIRNCQVTNCSLGIMVDVWPSGPPSLPIIDSCRLMLNRIGISFIQPDPLQSPITNCDFVGNKCAFMSTSAEPCISAELNYWGDQSGPWDPIPDDPLYNPGGRGDSIGANVWYEPYREEPVFPHGDTLLQPNGDEILYCESNYEISWLTEGTPMRQELYYTTDFPEGGREESAFWQFIDTVVSGETRYDWRVPSTPSNRCRVAIRLHYDAGSESKTARSDNQSRIKFDGKENEMHEVRLDTRPRSESSQSVCDLKSLDVYEVSVDISDHNFAIVDTISPQITMIDPNGGEYFIPTKEETIRWQATDNHKLDHFDIYLSTEYGSNYSDTVVQDLQAPCAEYVWVPAEKNSYICRIKIVACDSSENATEDESDEKFFIPVMSTTDQMTAYNNARRVTRSFSTNLHLVYSTQYEERDLNSPEMLTINDHGDADEIRSRLIIGISENTKGNGENVINCIYYDHSSNLGDHWDDPVEIGEGKNPSIATSSDASIIGISWTSTNDSRILYRYYANGQWSSQIYTIIDSVLDMSYSPVSLQLHGTSMCFTTLKTTRLSANEITQDVIYSTFPYDNPSSGVDTVIDHWRITNLGDDSIPRFASLSLDESGEAHYAWEKPSGPGDTLFSAPLNPFDIFYTYESAPARKIYNISDSEENSNNPSIDCYGGHAYVVWQEESDGYNVFLYKRNYVQFPPKPETDTISQTTVNSLHPVSKMGGVVLWAEGNPSEIYGRIWDSKQEIWLNITNWSNTPEVSTYPQVEAWQSEGGTDIIGCWTEDTNISGLGRSFSSYLPGGDYADIAFPSYCLELGDSMSTPFTLYRDSISSYEDYWFDYGTDSLVYYLPYVSINSQCKVRLELYRPESSVNNWKVRISVNDTLRYTVKLSEIGHNVLEYDISSVVQYSGEIRLKFELVSGNCILIRRVLLYEYERTNEQPSIFASGPQSSGDEILGSIFFSGIYPNPGKEDTKIKLNATHPREVSIRLYDVSGRMVNELFKGEIIGVCEIPLKCERLASGIYFVRVVAGNDTFTEKVILLR